TAATTATATCGAGCAAGGCATCTCTATCGTTCTGATGTTTTTGCATTACTTCCAACGTACTGTCGTTAAATGCATTGCTAACGCCTAATCGATCGGCCAATTTCTTAGCGCAGGACGTATAGAACATGCTCTCCTGAGTGTGATTGAAAACACTGGTATAGCTAAGGTCCGCGCCATACACGCCTAGGTTGAGTGCTTGTTTACTTGCGGCGGTGTACTTATCCACGTTCTTAATATCGTTCAGGATCTTGCTGTTGTACTTGGCACCAGCCTTCTTCAGTAGACTAGCCGTTTCCATCGGTGAAGGGATATTATAGAAGATGTTCTTGGTCTTCCTTACCCGATCAGCTTGGGCTGAACTATCAATGGCATTGTCCACTTTCAACGCCTCCTGCGGCGGTGGCTCACTTCCACAAGCAGTGAAAAGTGCAGTAATAGCCATGACCAATGACCATTTATAGATTTTCATAGCAGTTTCTGGGTTAGAGAGGTAGCGCGGTAAAGATGCCTGTAAATAGTGATGGGGATCAATGGGCTTCCAACCAGTTTTTCCCCATCTGCATGTCAACAACAAGTGGAACGTCCAATACCAAGGCGCCTTCCATAAGTTCTTTAACAATATCCTTAACGACATCCGCTTCAGAAAGTTCCACATCGAATACCAATTCGTCATGTACTTGTAAGAGCATCTTGCTCTTTAACCGCTCCATGGCCAAACGATCATGGATCCTGACCATGGCCATTTTGATAATGTCGGCAGCAGTACCCTGCATTGGAGCGTTGATCGCCACCCGTTCCGCAGCAGATCGGACAGTATTGTTCCCACTCGTGATATCCGGCAAATAACGACGACGGCCAAGCATGGTTTTCACGTATCCATGTTCTCTGCAGTAGGTGATCTGTTCATCCATATACGAACGGACCCCAGGGAATTGAGCAAAATAATCATCGATGATCTGCTTGGCTTCTGCTCTGGGAATATTCAAGTTCTGGCTAAGACCAAAAGCTCCTTGACCATACGCAATACCGAAATTCACGGCTTTTGCTCGGCTCCTTTGTTCGCGGGTCACAGCAGCAATGTCCACATTGAAGACCTTAGCTGCTGTTGCGGCGTGAATGTCCAGACCCTGTTTGAACGCCTCTTGCATATTCGCATCACCGCTCATGTGAGCGATCACCCTTAACTCGATCTGGCTATAATCCGCGCTAAGCAATTCGTAGCCGTCGCCTCTTGGAACGAACGCCTTTCGGATCTCACGGCCCTTCTCCGTGCGAATGGGGATGTTCTGCAAATTAGGTTCATTGCTGGCTAACCGACCCGTGGCCGCAACCGCTTGCAAATAGTTGGTATGAACTCGGCCTGTATTCGGATCAGCAGCTGCGGGCAATGTGTCAACATACGTACCCTTCAGCTTTCTGAGACTCCGATAATCAAGGATCAACGGAATAATTGGATGTGCGTTTACCAACCCGCTTAGTACATCTTCACTGGTCTGGTATTGGCCAGTCCGTGTTTTCTTGACACTTTCACCCCCGATCTTCAGTTGATCAAAGAGCACCTCCCCGAGTTGCTTCGGTGAATCAAGATTGAAGACAATGCCCCCACAAGAGGTGCGGATCTCTTCTTGCAAACGTTGCAGGTCCACAGCAAGCTCTTCGCTGAATGCCTTCAACGCTGGTATATCCAACCGGATGCCTTCGCGTTCCATGGCCGCTAATACATTGACCAATGGCATTTCCAGGTCATTGAATAAACCTTCAACCTGATCGGACTTCAGTTCGGGTGCGAACAACTCATGCAACTGCCATGTGATATCCGCATCTTCCGCGCTATATTCCTTTACGTCATTCACATCTGCATCGCGCATGTTGCGCTGATTCTTTCCCTTCGGTCCTATAAGGGTTTCGATGGAAACCGGACGATATTGAAGGTATGTTTCACTGAGGTAATCCATCCCATGCCTCAGTTCCGGATGGAGCAGGTAATGGGCGATCATGGTATCGAACAACTGGCCCTTTACCTCGATCCCGTAGTTGGCCATTACCATTACATCGTACTTGGCATTCTGGGCCACTTTGGTGACCGTAGGATCTTCAAGAACCGACCTGAACCGATCCACGACCTTTTGTGCTTCGTTGCGATCCGCTGGAACCGGGATGTAATACCCTTCATGTGCTTTCCAACTGAATGCGAGTCCCACCAATTCAGCTTTTAACTGATCAGTACTCGTGGTCTCCGTATCAAAACAGAACTTTTTCAATTTACCAAGCTGGGCCAATAGCACATCAAGATCCTTTTCTGGGTCCACCAACATGTAATTATGTGTAACGCTCCCGATCGTTGCCATTTCGGTTAAAACCACATTACCGTCTTCATCCGTGCCACTTCCGAACAGGTCCACTTGGCTTGGATGTGTTCGTTGTTTACGTGCTACTGGTGAAGCGGACCTGCTGTTATCCGGCGAATCCGCCTCGTCGCTTTCGCCTAACACCGTCTTAGTTAAATTCCTGAATTCCAGCTCACTGAATACAGCCAGGATCTTTTCTTTATCTGGTGGGTCCAGGTGCAAGCTGGTAGGGTCGAGATCCACAGGTGCATCGATCAAGATCGTGGCAAGCTGCTTACTCATGCGCCCTTGTTCCGCGAATTCACGGACATTTTGTTGTTGCTTCCCTTTAAGCTGGTCAACTCCGGCAAGTACCCCTTCCAAACTACCGAACTGTTTTACAAGTTTCATGGCGGTCTTTTCACCGATACCAGGTATTCCAGGAATATTATCCACCGCGTCACCCATCAACCCAAGGATATCAATTACCTGTTCCGTGCGCTCAAGACCCCAACGATCACAGATCTCCTTTATGCCCAATACCTCTGGTGGCGATCCTTGCCGACCGGGCTTGTACATTTTGATATGTTCGGTCACCAGCTGGCCAAAATCCTTATCTGGCGTGACCATGTACGTGGTGAAGCCTTCTTTCTCCGCCTTTTTGGCAAGCGTACCGATCACGTCGTCCGCCTCGTAACCATCGCTTTCAAGTATAGGGATATTGAACGCTTCTATGATCCGCCGGATGTAGGGTATGTTGCTGCGGATGTCATCCGGCATTTCTTCCCTATTGGCCTTGTATTCGATCATGGTCTCATGCCGTTCCGTAGGTGCTGCGGTATCGAATACTACGGCAATATGGGTAGGTTTCTCGCGCTTAATAAGGTCAAGTAACGTTAGCGTGAATCCAAAGGCCGCGCTAGTATTCAGTTTAGCACTGTTGATCCGTGGATTTTTAATAAAACTGAAATAAGCCCTATAGATCAGGGCGAACGCGTCTAACAAAAAAAGGCGTTTGTCGGGCGTAGTGGATGGCATGGGACCAAGGTAGTTGCTAGGCTCCTTTCGCCACTCCCCCAAGCGATAAAACCAATGAAATCAATGCTTTCCAACGCTTTAGGGCTGGCTCTTTCCTTTAACCGGGGCTAGGATCGGCTACTTCGGTTTGAAATGACTGGTCGAATTCCACTTGTGCACATGTTGTAATTTACTTATCTTGCGTCGATTATGGCCAATCTCCTGTCCTCAGTAAACCGTTTTGCGTGTGCCCCGGAGGCATTCAGCGGCCTAAGGATGTATCTTTTTGGCCTGCTGCTTGCGGTATTCGGAACTACCTCTGTTTCACATGCGGAACACTTCTCCGGAGCTTCCATTACCTATGAGTGTGTCAGTGGGAATATTTATAATGTTTATTTGGACCTTTATCTGGATTGTGCAGGGGCCGGTATAACAAATCAGCAACTCCATTTCAGTAGTGACTGTGGCTTGAATTTCACGGTTGGTACCACGGCGTTCCCACTTACACAGTTGGTCAATGAAGAAGCTTCTCCATTATGTGCTTCCGAGGTTGGTAGCAGCACATGTAACGGGGGTTCTTTGCCTGGATACAGACATTATCGATATTCAACCACGTTATACTTATCCCCTTGCGATAAGTGGACCATGGAATGGTATATCTGTTGCCGATCAGTAATGGTGAACCTATTGAATACGCCGGGCACCTATGCACAAGCAACATTGAATAACGCCTTTGGGCTATGTGACATTTCGCCACGTTTCGTAGATGCTGGGGTGCCTCACTTCTGTGTACTTAACCCTGTTTCGTATAACCCAGGTGCTACGGATCCAGATGGTAGCACAATGGCCTTTTCGCTGATTGCTGCACGCTATGGTTCACCTGCACCTGTAGCGGTGAGCTACAACGCTGGTTTTGGCGGAACGAATCCATTTCCGGGGATCACGATCCATCCTGTTACCGGACAGATAAATTTCTTTCCCACGATCTCGGGGAATTATGTTGTCGTGGTGCAGGTTACCACATATACCCCTGGTGGGGTCTTGATCGGTAGTGTTATGCGCGATCTAATGTTCGTGGTCCTGCCCTGTGATGGGGATGCTCCCGAGAGTACAGGCCTAAGTAATGTTCCACTCGGTCTTTTGGTCGGCCCGAACAGTGTTGCAGCGTGCCAAGGCGTCTCTTGGTGTGTCGATGTCGTATTCACGGATAACAATCCGGCCCAAGAGATCTCTGTTACTTCCAATGCAGTTAGTTTATTACCGGGAGCAACGTTTGTCGTTACCGGCACGAACCCGGCGATCGGAACGCTATGCTGGACCAATAACTCGACCGGATTACCCGTGAATGTTTTCATTCAAGCAGATGATGGTGCTTGCCCAATTCCGAATGTGATGTCCCGATCGTTATTCCTGAATGAATGTGCCGTACTACCTGTGGAACTTGTTGGTTTTGATGCAAGATCCGAGCGGTATGTGGTCAGGACAAATTGGACAACTGCCACTGAGAGTGATAACAGTCATTTCGTAGTTGAACGAAGTGAGGACGGTGTTGAATTCATGAAGATCGGAACTGTGGAAGGAGCAGGGTCCACGCAACAAGTACATCATTATGAATTCTTGGATACTGACCCGTTGATCGGTGTTAGTTATTACCGTTTGCTGCAAGTGGATATGGATGGATCTCAAATGTCCAGTGATGTGGTCCCTGTTCTCTACCTAAAGGCTCCCAATGTTGCTGTTGTACCGAATGACGGCGGTGGTTGGACCGTAAGTGGCTTAACGGATGCTTCCGACTGGTCATTAATGGATATGACCGGACGGTCAATTATTAATGGTAGATTCAATGGCGATCATACGGCGATCATACCTGGTCCTAATGTTCCACCTTCAGTATTGGTACTAGTGATCCACTCCGGGGCTGATCAACAACAGCTCAAGATCCATTCATTTGGCAACACGAACGGTAAGGAGCAGACCACTTCTTTCTAAGTGGGATCCAGCTCACTGATCAGCTTTCTGCCATCTAATTTCCACCCTACGATTCATTGCTCGGCCTGTCTCCGTGACATTCTGTCCGATCGGTCTTTCGCTGCCAACCGCATCTACTTGAATGTTCATCATGGGGATACCAGCTTGGATCAGAAGGTCTTTTATGGCGTTCGCTCTGCGTAGCCCCAAGGCCTTATTCTCAGCCTCGGTTCCTGTATCATCCGTGTGACCCTCAACAATTATCATTAAAGTGGGATCAAATTCCAACGCACTACGCAGATCAACGAGCACCTGCCGATCCAATGTATCCGGTAAATGGCTGGACGTTTCGAAATGGATCGGTACAATTTCTTGATCCGCGAATAGGAAGGTATTCTCAACCGGAACTATATCTTCTGAAATACTGCCACAGATCAACGTACAGCTGCTGTCGGTACCAGTGCGCACTAAAGAAATATCATCCACAAAGTAATAGGCATAAGGTCCACCATTGGGATCCGTAGTGAAAATGGTCGTTGCTGAATCGACACTGAAATTGCCTAGGAGGAGATCCGTTGCGCAATTTCCGGGTCGGACCTCTCCGCATAGCGTGATGCATTCAGATGGGTTATCCATGATCAGCTCACTTGGTGAAGACCACTGCGATAAATGTTCCAGCGGTTCGCGCTGCATTGTTCGCTTGAAATTCTCTACTAACGCGATCCCGATCTTATCGACAGCAAAACCGTATGTCGAGTTCCGAAGAATACGCATACTGTAGTGATATATTCCGCAAGGGTCGATCGTTGTTTTCAATGGCGTTTCAATGAATTCACGGTGATCCTTATCGGCCCCGGAGAATAAATAGATCCCGGCCATGCCATCCATTAGATCAGGCGCACCGCCGCTAGCATTCTGCCAGAATGATCGTGGTCCATCCGTATTATGATCGAATGATGGATCCGGTATGAGTTGCATGCCCCGCTCGTTCATGGGTTCAATGGCGCAAGCGCGCTCTTGCGTTAGTAAGTCTACTGAAACATTCGACCCTAAAGGCACAACGGAAACTTCATCCAATAAACAATAGGCTTGCTTGGACAGCGCGCGGAGGAAGCGACCACGATCAGGATCCGGATCGTTCATTTCCAAATAGTTGCTTTCGACATTGGCCAGAACGGAATTTCCTGAATTTGGGATCATGGCTTTTCTACTGCTGTATCCATAGCGTTGAAAATTCCCAACGATCAAAAACCGCTCTCCGCCTTTCGCGTTATATGTCCCATCCACTTTCATCCACGCCGTCGTATCAGAAAGGAACCGGTCGAGTGGATTCTCCAGATCCGGTTTCCCGATAAGGTCATGGAGTACCCCCTTGCGTGATCGATCCATTGTTGTGAAACAAGCTCCTATGCGATCCGTAACATAACCGCTTCCATCCGCCGCATTCACCCAGAAGGATACAGCATACCTATGACCATTCTGCAATGGCTCCTTCAGTTCCAATTGCACATATTGCCGATCGGTCCGGTCACCATTCTGAGAGGTCAGCACCATACCCATATACCCTTCACCATCCTTAGCGGTTTGATGGCCCGCCCAATTCTGCGGAACGCCAACGACCTGCGAGCAACTATTGAAGTACGTTGGAGATGACGCTACCGAACGCACGTTAGAAATGCCTTTGAGCTTGTTAGGTGCAACCGACCTCGGACATTTAGAATGATCCTCAAAACTACCGTTGACAACTAATTCCTGTCCGTGTGTATCCTGCACACAACCAAGGATAGCTATGATCAACAGAACTATGGATGGAACGATGCAGCGATAATTGAACATGGAACACAAAAATGCGCAATTCTAAGATCCTGCAAAGCAATTATGATGCAATACGAAAAGGGGCTGTCTCGAAAGGGATGGCCCCTTCTTGTTTTGATGGGGATTGGATGTGGTGCTGATTCAGAGACCTACCAGATCGGGATTATTTGCGGCCTTGCCCGTGTAAAGGACAGGACCGAACCCAAGGCACTTTTTAGACGTTCCTCAGCCCTTTTTTGAAGGATCCTGACCAACTTCTTCAGGTTGATCGCAGTTGCAAGTAGTCCGGTTTCCAAGGCGACTTTGTCGAGTCCCCTTAGCATGAACCGGGTGAAGCCTTTGTTCTGCTTGAGGTTACCGAAGGCCGATTCCACTTCCACCGGTCTAGCGCTTCGGTGCATTAGACCTTCTTCGCTGGTGAGCTTTTCTCGGGCTTGGGCTTTAAGTTCGTTAAGCCGATGGTTCACTTCGATGATCCGGTTACCCTTGGCCTTGTGGCAAACACCATTCATGGGGCATGTGGCGCAGTTGCTTGCTTGGTAGCGCGATACGGTTTGCACATACCCGGCCTTTGTTGTTGAGCGCTGGTCACCGATATGCCGCATGGGCTGGCCTATGGGGCAGGTATACTCGTTCCTTGCAGCGTTGTAGTGGAGTCTGTTTTGTACAAAGGGGTGTTTTTCCCAGTAGCTCTTTTGTTGTTCACGGTGGAAGTAGTTGTACTTCACAAAAGCCTCCACGCCCTCGCCTTCCAAGTATTCGTAATTCTGCTCCGAGCCATAGCTCCGCCATGCGGCGGACCACAGCCGCTTGGGGCAGTTTGCCCAACTGGGCTTGTAGTTCCTTGTAGTGGGGGATCAGTGTCTTGGTGTCGGTGGTGTCCTGATGTAGGCTGTAGTGTATGATGAACTGGTTCTGGGTGCTCCATTGCACGTTGTAGCCGGCCTTGAGTTGTCCGTTGCCCATGTGGTCGTCCTTCATGCGCATGAAGGTGGCTCCGCGATCGGTCTTCGAGTAGCTACCGCGCTCGCCCAAGATGGACTCTTGCATCTTGTACTTGCGCACGTTGTCCGGCCAGTTCCTCTTGGCGTAAGAGAGCTTTTGCTTGGTCTTCGGATCGATCTTCTTGTCCTTGAGCGCGGCGTTGATCGCATCAATG
The nucleotide sequence above comes from Flavobacteriales bacterium. Encoded proteins:
- the polA gene encoding DNA polymerase I; the protein is MPSTTPDKRLFLLDAFALIYRAYFSFIKNPRINSAKLNTSAAFGFTLTLLDLIKREKPTHIAVVFDTAAPTERHETMIEYKANREEMPDDIRSNIPYIRRIIEAFNIPILESDGYEADDVIGTLAKKAEKEGFTTYMVTPDKDFGQLVTEHIKMYKPGRQGSPPEVLGIKEICDRWGLERTEQVIDILGLMGDAVDNIPGIPGIGEKTAMKLVKQFGSLEGVLAGVDQLKGKQQQNVREFAEQGRMSKQLATILIDAPVDLDPTSLHLDPPDKEKILAVFSELEFRNLTKTVLGESDEADSPDNSRSASPVARKQRTHPSQVDLFGSGTDEDGNVVLTEMATIGSVTHNYMLVDPEKDLDVLLAQLGKLKKFCFDTETTSTDQLKAELVGLAFSWKAHEGYYIPVPADRNEAQKVVDRFRSVLEDPTVTKVAQNAKYDVMVMANYGIEVKGQLFDTMIAHYLLHPELRHGMDYLSETYLQYRPVSIETLIGPKGKNQRNMRDADVNDVKEYSAEDADITWQLHELFAPELKSDQVEGLFNDLEMPLVNVLAAMEREGIRLDIPALKAFSEELAVDLQRLQEEIRTSCGGIVFNLDSPKQLGEVLFDQLKIGGESVKKTRTGQYQTSEDVLSGLVNAHPIIPLILDYRSLRKLKGTYVDTLPAAADPNTGRVHTNYLQAVAATGRLASNEPNLQNIPIRTEKGREIRKAFVPRGDGYELLSADYSQIELRVIAHMSGDANMQEAFKQGLDIHAATAAKVFNVDIAAVTREQRSRAKAVNFGIAYGQGAFGLSQNLNIPRAEAKQIIDDYFAQFPGVRSYMDEQITYCREHGYVKTMLGRRRYLPDITSGNNTVRSAAERVAINAPMQGTAADIIKMAMVRIHDRLAMERLKSKMLLQVHDELVFDVELSEADVVKDIVKELMEGALVLDVPLVVDMQMGKNWLEAH
- a CDS encoding OmpA family protein, with translation MFNYRCIVPSIVLLIIAILGCVQDTHGQELVVNGSFEDHSKCPRSVAPNKLKGISNVRSVASSPTYFNSCSQVVGVPQNWAGHQTAKDGEGYMGMVLTSQNGDRTDRQYVQLELKEPLQNGHRYAVSFWVNAADGSGYVTDRIGACFTTMDRSRKGVLHDLIGKPDLENPLDRFLSDTTAWMKVDGTYNAKGGERFLIVGNFQRYGYSSRKAMIPNSGNSVLANVESNYLEMNDPDPDRGRFLRALSKQAYCLLDEVSVVPLGSNVSVDLLTQERACAIEPMNERGMQLIPDPSFDHNTDGPRSFWQNASGGAPDLMDGMAGIYLFSGADKDHREFIETPLKTTIDPCGIYHYSMRILRNSTYGFAVDKIGIALVENFKRTMQREPLEHLSQWSSPSELIMDNPSECITLCGEVRPGNCATDLLLGNFSVDSATTIFTTDPNGGPYAYYFVDDISLVRTGTDSSCTLICGSISEDIVPVENTFLFADQEIVPIHFETSSHLPDTLDRQVLVDLRSALEFDPTLMIIVEGHTDDTGTEAENKALGLRRANAIKDLLIQAGIPMMNIQVDAVGSERPIGQNVTETGRAMNRRVEIRWQKADQ